In Camelina sativa cultivar DH55 chromosome 17, Cs, whole genome shotgun sequence, the genomic stretch AAAGATTGTACACACTCACTCTTCCACAATTCTAATTTTATCAGTAACTTAATTATGACGGAAAACATGATTCTActataaatttgaaaacaacACCTAGTATACGTTATTCTCATAATATCTGAAATTCTagcatttttagttttattatataataaaattaaagagtTGAAAGGagatttatatttaaaaaattgacaagaacaaagattatatagtcttatttataaaataaaatagctaAACTCAAATCATGATtcctaaatataatttattcgGTTTAGAACAAATTTATTGGTTTAGACGAACGCAGAAAATCCCAAAGCATCACCGACCCTCTCCTGCCCCAGAGTAATAATTAGTGATCTCCAAACTCTCTGGTAAAAATGCATTGAAACCCGAAATCAAGTTTCGTTGTCCTCTAAGCAGTTTCTCCACCTTTTTTATGCAATCATCCCTATCAATACTACAATGGAATTATACTATCaatatgaattgtttttttaacaaaagagtaTAACTCCAATAAAGATTGAACTagaattttatatcaaaattttcagaaactataaatatatatatcacatacctccgagttttaaaattattcatgATCTTAACAAAGTCGTCAAACTTTTTTTCTCATTGTGAAAATGATCCCTTACAGCCGTAAGATATGCATACGCATCATCTTTAGTTTTCTTCGGTTTGCATCCTTCACCCTCATCATCTTTAGGTTTCTTCGGTTTGCTTCCTTCACCCACATCATCTTTAGTTTTCTTCCGTTTGCTTCCTTCACCCACATCTTTACTTCCTCCTCCCACCATGGTTTAAGTTTTATCGTTGAagcttttaatttatttttccaaacaaaGATAGTGATTCTCTAATTATTTGGTTTcattaaagaaattaataattttgctTTGATTTCTTTAATCTCAAATACATATCACCTATTTCTTATAAGTAacttataatttcttttaaaaaacagagttttgagTCTGGCATCTTACAATTactagaattaaaaaaaaaagtacatgcAATGAACCATGCAGATGCAAAGCACGAGAACATGATAATAATTAACTTTAGATTGATAAAAACAGACTTCAAAGTACCTAACCAGAAATTTTACTTCGGGTACAAGCTTCACCACTGGCACATGAATAGTTTTGAGTTGTATGGgtgtctatatatattaaaaaaaacttagtgAAATCAGTCCATTTGCAGTTTACATCTCATATTATTAAATGTACTAAACACATGTTAGTTGTAAATATAATcacattaattataatttacagATCTTTGTGTAAATTTAgtaataaacaatttaaattgTAAATCTTAATAAGCATCTGACAaaggttatttattatttaacttttcCCAGAGTTTAAATTCACTTTTGTTACAATGTGGCATTTACtattacatctttttttttacctcttaCTATtacatcttttatatataaaaactctttaataaataatttagttgatatataaaaaaattatacaacatGTCGAAACTCAAAAGTATTGATGTCATaaatcttaaaagttaaaataagaaagataTATATCTAGTAAATTTACTTTCTTagtttttgtcaaaatatatttattatttttttgggtacaaaaatatttagtaaattTACTTTATAAGATTAttcataataaagaaaatacaccattgattataaaaaagacACACcatcttttgcttttcttttaggtattaaattgtaacaaaaaaattcagcttaagaattttaatattgtCAAGGTtagtttttaggattttttttttttggtaaatcattgagaagttgtttttttttaaagctctCGGTGTATACTAATTACTAAGCCAAAGATGATGAGaatagtaatttatttaattaatgaaaatattttctaattattgtAATGTGCCGACCGCCGACTCATAGTAGtttgatttcttaatttcttaaatCTATCCATTGTgtggttttctttttcagtaATGCAATTGTCCTGAGTCTCCAATCATTTCATATTTTGGCCTAAGTAGTCGCATCGATCGGCGATCTCCAAACATTTTGGCAAGAATACATTGAAACCCGAAATCAAGTCTCGATGTCCTTTAAGCAGTTCTTTGACCTCTTCAATGCAAGCATTCCTATCAAGTCTacaatgaaattataaatcaaaattaactagttttgtaaaaaaaaaaaaaaaacaaaaaaatctgtagtGCATGCTACCCTAATATGCAGCAAACTATgaataaaaaccaaatcttttttttgtatcttgCAAAAATtgtagatatatacatacttCCGAGCTTTAAATTTGGTCATGATTGCTATAAAATCGTCATATTTATCACGCTCATCATGAAATGTATTCTTCACAGCGCTTAGATATGCATATGCATCATCTATAGTTGCCTTCGGTTTACTTCCTTCTCCAGTTGCCGTCGGTTTAGTACTTCCTCCTCCCACCATGACTACTTAAAGTCAGTCGAAAATTCATTTTCCAAACAaaaagagtggattttaatttttttttttgcattaaaatttgtttataattatctCAACACATGAACACTATTCTGTAAAAGTAAGTtaaaatgtttgacaaaaaaaaaacataattctgcATTAAGGATCTCAATTCACAATTTCtacaacaaaaaattagaaaataagtgCATGCAGTGAACCCTGCAGAGCACAATAACATGACAACaatctactcttttttttggttttctgatATTGGCGATAATCAACTTTACGATGATTAAATTGTGAGAAAAGTTTAGAGTAACGAACTAGAAATTTTACTATACAAATACAAGGTTCACCTCTGTAGCACTAGCaaatgaatgattttgagtttgtATGGGTGTCTTAttgtcttctatatatatatatatatatatatataacacttttGTAGCAGtaagatataaaacataaagtgatatttaatgaaataaagaCATGTCAATCATAGAAGATCTATTGTAATTAAATTCTGAAGCAATTATAGTTAAAGTATTACTCCCTATGTATCATAAAGGATGATGTTTTGGCATTTTCTCTTGTATCACAAAattgattttctgttttttttcaattaatgctagaaaattgtagatttcaagattcattagttaagaattttaaattttgatgaattACTATGGTTAATAGTAATGAAAAATATGTATTCATAAATTACAATTAATTGCATttataactaaatattaaatattttcttaatttatgtgaaaatctTATCATCCTTTTTAATACAGATGGAGTAATTAGAAAAAGTTAATTtacagattttattattttaatgtatattttgtaaaaggaatttaaaatacaaattctTTTTAGCATCTGTAAAAACTTGTTTAACCTAAAAGTTAACATTACATTTTTCACAATGTgacaattattattatatatttttttacaaaaatatttaaataaaaaacacttttaaaaattatttatttgatatcaaACAAATAGACTAAAACTTAagtatctcttttgtttgtaaaagactGACATGCTACAAGTCAAAACTatgaaaatcatattttttttatttggagtCAAGAATGTCATAAATCTTTAGTTCTGCATCTGTAACTTTTGATTGAAGTTGTggaaaccaaataattaaatttgtttgcAACAAAGAATGATTGAACATACATGTGATTAATTAAATGAACGAAAAGAAAAACCAGGAGATAACCAAGAATTATTTGACAAGGTTAATTTAAGAGTCAAACCGAAGCCGGTTATTGGAGCTCAAAACGGCGTGTTTTGGCTTTGTCTCGACTGGAGAAGAGGATCTCAAAAATCGatcaattatattaaacgaGAAGTGAAAACGTCCCACAttcaatctcagcaaaattttaCCATTATACCATTAATGAAATTGCCCTTCACGTTGTAATATTTTGCCCCTGGACGTAANNNNNNNNNNNNNNNNNNNNNNNNNNNNNNNNNNNNNNNNNNNNNNNNNNNNNNNNNNNNNNNNNNNNNNNNNNNNNNNNNNNNNNNNNNNNNNNNNNNNNNNNNNNNNNNNNNNNNNNNNNNNNNNNNNNNNNNNNNNNNNNNNNNNNNNNNNNNNNNNNNNNNNNNNNNNNNNNNNNNNNNNNNNNNNNNNNNNNNNNNNNNNNNNNNNNNNNNNNNNNNNNNNNNNNNNNNNNNNNNNNNNNNNNNNNNNNNNNNNNNNNNNNNNNNNNNNNNNNNNNNNNNNNNNNNNNNNNNNNNNNNNNNNNNNNNNNNNNNNNNNNNNNNNNNNNNNNNNNNNNNNNNNNNNNNNNNNNNNNNNNNNNNNNNNNNNNNNNNNNNNNNNNNNNNNNNNNNNNNNNNNNNNNNNNNNNNNNNNNNNNNNNNNNNNNNNNNNNNNNNNNNNNNNNNNNNNNNNNNNNNNNNNNNNNNNNNNNNNNNNNNNNNNNNNNNNNNNNNNNNNNNNNNNNNNNNNNNNNNNNNNNNNNNNNNNNNNNNNNNNNNNNNNNNNNNNNNNNNNNNNNNNNNNNNNNNNNNNNNNNNNNNNNNNNNNNNNNNNNNNNNNNNNNNNNNNNNNNNNNNNNNNNNNNNNNNNNNNNNNNNNNNNNNNNNNNNNNNNNNNNNNNNNNNNNNNNNNNNNNNNNNNNNNNNNNNNNNNNNNNNNNNNNNNNNNNNNNNNNNNNNNNNNNNNNNNNNNNNNNNNNNNNNNNNNNNNNNNNNNNNNNNNNNNNNNNNNNNNNNNNNNNNNNNNNNNNNNNNNNNNNNNNNNNNNNNNNNNNNNNNNNNNNNNNNNNNNNNNNNNNNNNNNNNNNNNNNNNNNNNNNNNNNNNNNNNNNNNNNNNNNNNNNNNNNNNNNNNNNNNNNNNNNNNNNNNNNNNNNNNNNNNNNNNNNNNNNNNNNNNNNNNNNNNNNNNNNNNNNNNNNNNNNNNNNNNNNNNNNNNNNNNNNNNNNNNNNNNNNNNNNNNNNNNNNNNNNNNNNNNNNNNNNNNNNNNNNNNNNNNNNNNNNNNNNNNNNNNNNNNNNNNNNNNNNNNNNNNNNNNNNNNNNNNNNNNNNNNNNNNNNNNNNNNNNNNNNNNNNNNNNNNNNNNNNNNNNNNNNNNNNNNNNNNNNNNNNNNNNNNNNNNNNNNNNNNNNNNNNNNNNNNNNNNNNNNNNNNNNNNNNNNNNNNNNNNNNNNNNNNNNNNNNNNNNNNNNNNNNNNNNNNNNNNNNNNNNNNNNNNNNNNNNNNNNNNNNNNNNNNNNNNNNNNNNNNNNNNNNNNNNNNNNNNNNNNNNNNNNNNNNNNNNNNNNNNNNNNNNNNNNNNNNNNNNNNNNNNNNNNNNNNNNNNNNNNNNNNNNNNNNNNNNNNNNNNNNNNNNNNNNNNNNNNNNNNNNNNNNNNNNNNNNNNNNNNNNNNNNNNNNNNNNNNNNNNNNNNNNNNNNNNNNNNNNNNNNNNNNNNNNNNNNNNNNNNNNNNNNNNNNNNNNNNNNNNNNNNNNNNNNNNNNNNNNNNNNNNNNNNNNNNNNNNNNNNNNNNNNNNNNNNNNNNNNNNNNNNNNNNNNNNNNNNNNNNNNNNNNNNNNNNNNNNNNNNNNNNNNNNNNNNNNNNNNNNNNNNNNNNNNNNNNNNNNNNNNNNNNNNNNNNNNNNNNNNNNNNNNNNNNNNNNNNNNNNNNNNNNNNNNNNNNNNNNNNNNNNNNNNNNNNNNNNNNNNNNNNNNNNNNNNNNNNNNNNNNNNNNNNNNNNNNNNNNNNNNNNNNNNNNNNNNNNNNNNNNNNNNNNNNNNNNNNNNNNNNNNNNNNNNNNNNNNNNNNNNNNNNNNNNNNNNNNNNNNNNNNNNNNNNNNNNNNNNNNNNNNNNNNNNNNNNNNNNNNNNNNNNNNNNNNNNNNNNNNNNNNNNNNNNNNNNNNNNNNNNNNNNNNNNNNNNNNNNNNNNNNNNNNNNNNNNNNNNNNNNNNNNNNNNNNNNNNNNNNNNNNNNNNNNNNNNNNNNNNNNNNNNNNNNNNNNNNNNNNNNNNNNNNNNNNNNNNNNNNNNNNNNNNNNNNNNNNNNNNNNNNNNNNNNNNNNNNNNNNNNNNNNNNNNNNNNNNNNNNNNNNNNNNNNNNNNNNNNNNNNNNNNNNNNNNNNNNNNNNNNNNNNNNNNNNNNNNNNNNaaaaaaattttcccgccaaaatttttcccgccaaaaaaaatttacaaggtttttaaaaggttttataaggtttctaccttataaaagccttataaacaccttgtaaaggcttatacaagatttttaaaagagttttaaaaggttttttaaacaacttgtaaacgcttttacaagatttttaaaaggtttttaaaagatctttaaaaggttttcaaatggtttttaaaaggtttttaaacaccttgtaaacgcttttacaatgtttttaaaaaccttgtaaaagtttttataagatttttaaaagggttttaaaaggtttttaaacaccttgtaaatgcttttaaaaagtttttaaaagcgtttacaaggtgtttaaaaactttttaaaagcatttacaaggtttttaaaagcgtttacaatgtgtttaaaaacgttttaaaaactttgtaaacgcttttaaaagttttttaaaaccgtttacaatgtttttaaaaggtaaaaatttcaatatttttggcggggaaaattttcgattttggcgggaaaatttttttttggcgggaaaaaataatttttttcgggaaaaattttcgattttggcgggaaaaaaaaatttggcgggaaatttttttggtgggataataatttcgattttgatgactgtacattcttgctgtcactcaaaaagggtaatttggtcattttgtatataaagagggatagttttaaaaatggtcaacataaaggggtatttttaaaaaggggtatggaaaaaggggtatttttgagaatgcccctttataataataaatagtagtTTTGTCTAAACATGGATTCGATTTACGGgtatttcgtttttttaaaaatcgtgttatgtaattttatgtGTAACTTAAATTCTACcatgttttatctatttttaaaacgttatataaacatgttttatttggtaatttAGATANtaaaagcatttacaaggtttttaaaagcgtttacaatgtgtttaaaaacgttttaaaaactttgtaaacgcttttaaaagttttttaaaaccgtttacaatgtttttaaaaggtaaaaatttcaatatttttggcggggaaaattttcgattttggcgggaaaatttttttttggcgggaaaaaataatttttttcgggaaaaattttcgattttggcgggaaaaaaaaatttggcgggaaatttttttggtgggataataatttcgattttgatgactgtacattcttgctgtcactcaaaaagggtaatttggtcattttgtatataaagagggatagttttaaaaatggtcaacataaaggggtatttttaaaaaggggtatggaaaaaggggtatttttgagaatgcccctttataataataaatagtagtTTTGTCTAAACATGGATTCGATTTACGGgtatttcgtttttttaaaaatcgtgttatgtaattttatgtGTAACTTAAATTCTACcatgttttatctatttttaaaacgttatataaacatgttttatttggtaatttAGATAtacttttaactaaaatattgaaCAGGTTTCACCTAGGGAATGCTACAATGAAGATGGTGCTGAGGATAATGGTATGAATCGTCCGATGGCTACGACAGCTAAATTCTCGGAATGGATTATATTCAATACACAAGTTGCTCAAGCCAAAGGAATTACATATTCTGAAATTCTAAAACCATTTGTTTGGTGTCCTAGAGATATGATATTGAAGAGAAAATCAAGGAGAAGACAATTTCAATCGCCATACAATATTCNNNNNNNNNNNNNNNNNNNNNNNNNNNNNNNNNNNNNNNNNNNNNNNNNNNNNNNNNNNNNNNNNNNNNNNNNNNNNNNNNNNNNNNNNNNNNNNNNNNNATGGTACGTGCActaaattttttccaaaaccatTCATAGAAAATACTGTCGTCGATGATGCTGGTTATCCAATATACAAACGTAGGAAAAATGGGAAATTCGTGcataaaaaaggttttgattgtGATAACAGTTTTGTTATTCCGTATAACCGGGAATTGTCTATCCGTTATCGTGCTCATATTAATGTTGAGTGGTGTAATCAGTCATGTTCAGTGAAATATCTTTTCAAGTACATTACCAAAGGGCCAGATTATATTAGAGCTAACGTAGGAGACGAAGACGATCAGAATGAAATCAAGAAATACTATAACTGCAGGTATGCCTATTTATTTAACACAtatgtttaattgaaaatatgtgTAAAccctaataatttaatatttattaatactaTTATTCTTTATTAGATATGTCTCCGCATGTGAAGCAGCTTGGCGAATATTGGCTTTTCCGATTTGCTATCGTACTACTCCCGTTGAGAAACTTCCGTTTCATCTTCCTGGACAGGAATTGGTAGTTTACAATGAAGATGATCCTATTGCAGATGTAATGAAGCGTTCAGCCAGAAGATCTAAACTGTTGGCCTGGATggaatgcaataaaaaacaTCCGGAAGGTAGAAGTCTCACTTATGCTGAATTTCCAAATATGTTTGTGTGgattaatagtaaaaaaatctGGCAACGAAgatctgaaagaagaaaaagttttgcAATAGGTAGAATTACATATGTACCACCTTCGATAGGCCCGGCGTACTACTTGAGAGTTTTACTTAATACAGTTCCAGGTGccacaagttttgattttttaaaaacggtAAAAGGTAAACTGTATAAAGAATTTAAAGATGCATGCTTTGCATTGGGATTATTGGATGACGACAAAGAATATATTCTAGCTATAAAAGAGGCAAGTGTGTGGTGTTTTGGGCCGTTTCTAAGGAAGTTGTTTGTCATACTATTGCTTTCGAAAAGTGTTTCGGTGCCTCTCGATCTCTGGCTCGCTACAAAAGACATATTGTGCGaagatattttgtatttgcAAAGGAACCGTACGAATAACCACAGTAAgtatttagtttaaaaaatataaataaatataatagtatagtatttctaaaatttactgATCTACACTAACGTATGCGATTATTATTCTGATCATAAATatgtcaactaaaaaaaattatccctAATGCAGGTCTAATGTTAAGTCAGGAACAGATAACAAACTTATGCTTAGCTGAGATTGAAAGAATTATGCGGTCCAACGGAAGCTCTCTGTCAACTATTGTGAATATGCCTAAACCAGACCAATCTGTGATGGATAATAATGAGAATAGGCTTCTAATAATGAGAAATTATTGAAGCTGTGAATTGTAACAAGggaggtatgttttttgttcatggatttggtggtacCGGAAAAACATTCTTGTGGAGTATTCTTGGCGCTGATATTCGATCTAGGGGTgatattgttcttaatgttgcatcgagtggtatagctgctttaCTTATGGAAGGTGGTAGGACAGCTCATTCTAGATTTGGTATACCCATCCATGTGGACGAATTTACAATATGTTCGATAGATGGTAAATCACATGTTGCCGagttaattagagaagcaaagctcattatatgggatgaggctccaatgatgaacaaatATTGTTTCGAAACCTTGGATAGGAGTATGCGAGATATTATGAAGTGTGATCGGATTTTTGGaggtaaagtttttgttttaggggGTGATTTTAGACAAATTTTACCGGTTGTGCCAGAGGCTGGGAGAGTTGGAACAGTTTTAGCCTCTATAAACTCATCATTGCTTTGGGATAGTTGTAAAGTACTTCGGCTTACACAAAACATGAGGCTTCGCAAGGCGAAAAATAGTCAAGATGCAGATGCTCTCTCCACATTTTCAAAATGGCTACTCGATATTGGGGATGGCAAGATCAACGAGCCTAACAATGGTGAGGTAGAAATAGAAATACCCGAGGATTTATTGATTGTTGCATGTGATAATCCTATAGAAGCAATTGTTAAACAGATATACGGTCCATCATTTGCAACAAGGACCGATGCAAAATTTTTTTGCGAAAGAGCTATTCTTAGTCCAAGAAATGATGATGtcgataaaataaatcaatatatgctCTCTCAACTTCCAGGTAAATTAAGAGtgcaactttttaaaaaatattttttttgcaaacaaaattcaatataaacagttacttatttgaattttattatatccaGGGGAAGAAAGACAGTATTTGAGTTCAGACAGCATCGAGACTTCCGATACAAGTGCATACGAcgatatga encodes the following:
- the LOC104756801 gene encoding paired amphipathic helix protein Sin3-like 4, which gives rise to MVGGGSTKPTATGEGSKPKATIDDAYAYLSAVKNTFHDERDKYDDFIAIMTKFKARKLDRNACIEEVKELLKGHRDLISGFNVFLPKCLEIADRCDYLGQNMK